The proteins below are encoded in one region of Sulfolobus sp. A20:
- a CDS encoding IS6 family transposase — MYGGENINRFDFLALTQIISTLLKYISVKPRFHSLDDIALALTSYLLGLSSWRTLLPHTTLLYYFHKLANVNYEVKVDVKRGDYLLVDETKVLRVNGEYYYLWVVRHYESGLVVFFMLTSLRSGFHVYVILNGIKLENWRDKVIFLHDKASVYKAFSWFNAKHEVETFGKRSLVELVFRSLKHRLASMDSHFTWNSTRNTITRWLKIFFLIYNTIYSKSISISWNKIEFYGGG, encoded by the coding sequence ATTTATGGGGGTGAGAATATCAATAGGTTTGATTTCCTCGCCCTCACCCAAATTATCTCTACCCTTTTAAAGTATATAAGTGTTAAGCCTAGGTTTCATTCCTTGGATGATATTGCATTAGCCTTAACCTCTTACTTGCTAGGCTTGTCAAGTTGGAGGACTTTATTACCTCACACTACCTTGCTCTACTATTTTCACAAGTTGGCTAATGTTAATTATGAGGTTAAGGTTGATGTTAAGCGTGGGGATTATTTGCTCGTTGATGAGACTAAGGTTTTGAGGGTTAATGGTGAGTATTACTACTTATGGGTTGTTAGGCATTACGAGTCTGGGCTTGTTGTGTTCTTCATGTTGACTAGTCTTAGGAGTGGTTTCCACGTTTATGTGATATTAAATGGTATTAAGCTTGAGAATTGGAGGGATAAGGTTATCTTCCTACACGATAAGGCATCAGTCTACAAGGCATTCTCTTGGTTCAATGCAAAACACGAGGTTGAAACTTTTGGCAAGAGAAGCTTAGTAGAACTAGTTTTTAGGAGCTTAAAACATAGGCTAGCAAGCATGGACTCACACTTCACATGGAACTCAACAAGGAACACAATAACGAGATGGCTAAAAATATTCTTCCTAATCTACAACACAATTTACTCGAAATCTATTAGCATAAGTTGGAATAAAATTGAATTTTATGGGGGTGGATGA
- a CDS encoding winged helix-turn-helix domain-containing protein produces the protein MLLKKKRNSLEITITMLEACTDGINKTKLMYKVNLSTRPFNKYLNQLVKSGYIKREGNLYKLTEKGMKYLQRAREYLELAKKLEELRKEIDK, from the coding sequence ATGCTTTTAAAGAAAAAGAGGAATAGCCTAGAGATAACTATTACCATGTTGGAAGCTTGTACAGATGGTATTAATAAGACAAAACTCATGTATAAGGTTAACCTCAGTACCAGACCCTTCAACAAATATTTAAATCAATTGGTAAAAAGCGGGTATATAAAAAGAGAAGGAAATTTGTACAAATTAACTGAAAAAGGTATGAAATATTTACAAAGAGCTAGGGAATACTTAGAGTTAGCTAAGAAATTAGAAGAGTTAAGGAAGGAGATTGATAAGTGA
- a CDS encoding transposase has product MQDRYEVDEEKHLLILKDWKMEIPLAGRLRWYGTQGRLEVHIDGNKFYAYIPVDVGRVTAKKSKRPMKESLIIHGERDKTQIATPKGNKIASIDLGINMLATVTVDYGTVLFYRGSTVKSDYFYFRKKVAELDRLKAEAEKINF; this is encoded by the coding sequence ATGCAAGACCGTTATGAGGTTGACGAAGAGAAACACTTGCTAATCCTTAAGGACTGGAAGATGGAGATACCCCTTGCAGGAAGGCTAAGGTGGTACGGTACACAAGGCAGGCTAGAGGTACACATTGATGGCAACAAGTTCTATGCTTATATCCCTGTTGACGTAGGTAGGGTTACTGCAAAGAAGAGCAAAAGACCAATGAAGGAATCCCTCATAATTCACGGTGAGAGGGATAAGACACAGATAGCTACACCTAAAGGTAATAAGATAGCATCTATTGACTTGGGCATTAACATGTTAGCAACTGTTACAGTAGATTATGGTACTGTTCTCTTTTACCGTGGTTCAACAGTTAAGAGTGATTACTTCTATTTTCGGAAGAAGGTTGCAGAGTTAGATAGACTAAAGGCTGAGGCAGAGAAGATTAATTTTTAG
- a CDS encoding amidohydrolase family protein, with protein sequence MIIDVHSHIYPKVYMDYLSKKNVLTPNGIIVNNRVYVVNDLLLNLEDKIRDFKNKVKGEDVTIFLSIPPPWTYFLPKDEEVKLTKSCNDELVKIVNDKELRGLATLPLNDVDEAIGEAERAIKELNLDGFILGTGVGNKSIANDEFKPLLSKISSLNKPIFIHPGTLNLGINEGALSTIVSYPFETTFVMSELAISGSLEEYNLKIIIPHGGGFIPYQLGRIDMLYESKRSKFKPSEYLLKSVYYDTVMYDNREFELLVERVGTEKVVFGTDHPFPISKPELFIKIVGSLTKEERDKILYENAKKLFSLA encoded by the coding sequence ATGATAATCGACGTTCATTCCCATATTTATCCCAAGGTTTATATGGATTACCTTTCGAAGAAGAACGTCTTAACACCTAATGGTATAATAGTAAATAACAGAGTTTACGTGGTTAATGACCTATTACTGAATTTAGAAGATAAGATAAGGGATTTTAAGAATAAGGTTAAAGGTGAAGACGTCACTATCTTCCTTTCAATTCCACCTCCTTGGACATATTTTCTACCTAAGGATGAGGAAGTGAAGTTGACTAAGTCGTGTAATGATGAGTTAGTTAAAATAGTCAATGATAAAGAATTGAGGGGTCTAGCTACCTTACCTTTGAATGATGTAGATGAGGCAATAGGGGAAGCGGAGAGAGCTATAAAAGAGTTGAATTTAGACGGATTTATTCTGGGGACAGGTGTTGGAAACAAGAGTATTGCGAATGACGAATTCAAGCCATTACTAAGCAAAATTAGTTCATTGAATAAACCAATTTTTATACATCCTGGAACTTTGAATTTAGGAATTAATGAAGGGGCCCTTAGTACTATAGTGAGCTATCCATTTGAGACAACGTTTGTGATGAGTGAGCTAGCTATAAGTGGGAGTTTAGAAGAATATAACTTAAAAATAATTATACCACATGGAGGAGGATTCATTCCATACCAACTAGGTAGAATTGACATGTTATATGAGAGCAAAAGGAGTAAATTTAAACCTAGTGAATACCTTTTAAAGAGTGTTTATTATGATACAGTAATGTACGACAATAGAGAGTTCGAATTATTGGTCGAAAGGGTAGGAACTGAGAAGGTAGTCTTTGGAACAGATCATCCATTCCCGATTTCTAAACCTGAGTTATTCATTAAGATAGTAGGAAGCTTAACTAAGGAAGAAAGGGATAAAATACTTTATGAGAATGCTAAAAAACTATTTAGTTTAGCATAG
- a CDS encoding heme-binding protein: MITSNKLSLSEAKILAEGAEAEAKRLGIKVCIAISDDSGLPILFHRMEGAFLISIEISQSKAFTAVAVGMPTRQIGETAHPGKVNYGLQFSNLGKFTILPGGFPIIVDGKVVGGIGVSGGTGEQDEQIALYALKYFKENTKLNVKLDF; the protein is encoded by the coding sequence ATGATAACCTCGAATAAGTTATCCTTAAGCGAGGCTAAAATCTTGGCTGAAGGGGCTGAGGCTGAAGCTAAGAGGTTGGGAATAAAGGTTTGCATTGCTATTTCTGATGATAGTGGTCTACCAATACTATTTCATAGAATGGAAGGAGCGTTTTTAATTAGTATAGAGATTTCTCAATCAAAGGCATTTACCGCAGTGGCAGTTGGAATGCCCACTAGGCAAATCGGAGAAACTGCTCATCCGGGGAAAGTAAATTATGGTCTACAATTTAGTAACTTAGGAAAGTTCACTATACTACCAGGTGGGTTTCCAATAATAGTTGATGGTAAGGTTGTGGGAGGGATAGGTGTCAGTGGAGGAACTGGGGAACAAGATGAGCAAATAGCACTTTATGCGTTAAAGTACTTTAAGGAGAATACTAAGCTTAACGTGAAGTTAGACTTTTAA